The following coding sequences are from one Kallotenue papyrolyticum window:
- a CDS encoding adenylate kinase family protein: MATPLHIVLMGAPGAGKSTQARLLKARYPLQVLSTGQLLREEAARQTALGLLAEAYLARGALLPDEVMVALITERLLRLPPEQGFLLDGFPRTLPQAEALQQLSEKLQRPLTAVIALALSEQEAVRRLGGRRMCEGLGDPFPVHIEDRASVDACLRLGGRLVQRPDDQPEVILERLRTYEAETRPLLEFYEQRGLLFRISAEGSPEQVHQAIVAVLEARLRPQA, encoded by the coding sequence ATGGCTACACCATTGCACATTGTCCTGATGGGTGCGCCCGGGGCAGGCAAATCCACCCAGGCGCGCCTGCTCAAAGCGCGCTACCCGCTCCAGGTGCTGTCCACCGGCCAGCTACTCCGCGAGGAGGCGGCGCGGCAGACCGCGCTGGGCCTGCTGGCGGAGGCCTACCTTGCGCGCGGCGCCTTGTTGCCCGATGAGGTGATGGTCGCGCTGATCACCGAGCGCCTGCTGCGGCTCCCGCCCGAGCAGGGCTTTCTGCTGGACGGCTTTCCACGCACCTTGCCTCAGGCTGAGGCGCTCCAGCAACTCAGCGAAAAGCTGCAGCGGCCTCTCACGGCGGTGATCGCCCTGGCGCTGAGCGAACAAGAAGCCGTCCGCCGGCTGGGAGGGCGGCGCATGTGCGAAGGGCTGGGCGATCCGTTTCCGGTGCATATCGAGGATCGGGCCAGTGTGGATGCCTGCCTACGCCTTGGCGGACGGCTGGTGCAGCGCCCCGACGATCAGCCAGAGGTGATCCTGGAACGGCTGCGCACCTATGAAGCAGAAACCCGGCCGCTGCTCGAATTCTATGAGCAGCGCGGACTGCTCTTCCGCATCTCGGCCGAAGGCAGCCCTGAACAGGTGCACCAAGCGATCGTCGCAGTGCTGGAAGCACGACTACGCCCGCAGGCCTGA
- a CDS encoding beta-propeller fold lactonase family protein → MFQRRSQAYPLWLLSLVPTLLLSLLALPALYAQSTTTYTVYTSQNGEVQGSEILDITPDARTAVVVGSNNVGENKLRLITIDPATGLPKRSSEDFKTRPAVAGLGLAQPVFSSVAMHPTRNFALVTVRDLNDDTKAGGAVFIDVASLALVRDTPLPLGLHPESVAIAPNGNYAVVANQGGSISIIDLRSGAGAATVSATITPTVPDAETTREQDDPQPEAVAISPDSTRAFVTLQRNNAITIIDINPTTLATDAVTRALPYKLGGGTIPLRPDGLAITPDGNYLVTADEGVAGSTRPNSVSLFRVGADRTLNRLADTGNALPLGSQPEMVDVGTIGNRLRAYVTLERTDQVAVLHVDTANGQLQLEQVVDLNPSSLGSNTASSPEGIKIAKPQGMELIVTANVGTRNVSVLRATTSSPSPSPSPATQRVHLPLVTK, encoded by the coding sequence ATGTTTCAACGTCGGTCTCAAGCGTACCCTCTTTGGCTGCTTAGTCTCGTTCCAACACTGTTGCTAAGCTTGTTAGCGCTGCCGGCACTCTACGCACAGAGCACGACGACCTACACAGTGTACACCTCCCAGAACGGAGAGGTACAGGGCAGCGAGATTCTGGATATTACGCCCGATGCTCGGACCGCGGTGGTAGTGGGCTCGAACAATGTGGGGGAGAACAAGCTGCGGTTGATCACGATTGATCCTGCTACCGGGCTGCCGAAGCGATCATCGGAGGACTTTAAAACACGGCCGGCTGTTGCCGGTCTTGGGTTGGCTCAACCGGTGTTCAGTTCGGTGGCCATGCACCCAACGCGGAACTTCGCGCTCGTGACGGTGCGCGATCTGAATGATGATACAAAGGCTGGTGGCGCGGTCTTTATCGATGTCGCGAGCCTGGCCCTGGTGCGCGATACACCTTTACCGCTCGGTCTCCACCCTGAGTCGGTTGCCATCGCGCCGAACGGTAACTACGCCGTGGTTGCCAACCAGGGTGGCAGCATATCGATCATCGATCTGCGTAGTGGTGCGGGTGCCGCGACCGTGAGCGCTACGATCACACCCACGGTGCCCGACGCTGAAACAACGCGCGAGCAAGACGATCCACAGCCTGAGGCTGTAGCGATCAGCCCTGATAGCACCCGTGCTTTCGTAACGTTGCAGCGCAACAACGCCATAACCATTATCGATATCAATCCGACCACTCTGGCAACCGACGCCGTCACCAGGGCGCTGCCCTATAAACTGGGAGGCGGCACTATTCCACTGCGCCCCGATGGGCTGGCCATCACGCCGGATGGAAACTACCTGGTAACTGCCGACGAGGGCGTTGCCGGCTCTACTCGCCCGAATAGCGTCAGTCTGTTCCGGGTCGGTGCCGATCGCACCTTGAACCGGCTGGCCGATACTGGTAACGCTCTTCCGCTCGGCAGCCAGCCGGAAATGGTCGATGTAGGGACGATTGGGAACCGACTGCGCGCCTATGTGACGCTAGAGCGTACCGATCAAGTAGCGGTACTGCATGTTGATACCGCTAACGGCCAACTCCAGCTTGAACAGGTAGTTGACTTGAATCCATCGAGCCTTGGCTCGAACACAGCCAGTAGTCCAGAGGGCATCAAGATTGCCAAGCCACAGGGTATGGAGTTGATCGTTACGGCCAACGTGGGCACGCGGAACGTGAGTGTTCTTAGGGCAACCACCTCCTCGCCCTCACCATCGCCGTCGCCGGCGACACAACGTGTACACCTGCCGCTTGTGACTAAATAA
- a CDS encoding TIGR00266 family protein — MQCTNCGTVLPAGARFCPICGTPVSATPPSATGPTTLLDTSFQDFDQRAGARLDLPEPTVVASGEGKTGIDYQIVGTTMQAVIIQLEPGQTIFSETGGMAWMSGNVIMNTTTGGGGGLGGMIGGLVKRALSGESLFIVDYTVQAGRGLIAFASEFPGKIIPLHLGAGQSLIMQRDAFMCAEKTVSLDIHFRRNLGSGLFGGEGFILQRVTGPGVAFAELDGEIVEYTLEAGQVLKVDTGHVAMYEPTVQFDVEMIRGFRNILFGGEGLFLATLRGPGRVWLQTMPAMNLAKKLANYLPRAGGSNSGSQGGLGNLGNLGNFFGGD, encoded by the coding sequence ATGCAGTGTACGAATTGTGGAACAGTGCTGCCGGCAGGTGCCCGATTTTGTCCTATCTGTGGCACCCCCGTGAGCGCAACACCGCCAAGCGCCACCGGACCGACCACCCTGCTCGACACAAGCTTTCAGGATTTCGACCAGCGTGCCGGCGCACGGCTGGATCTACCGGAACCTACCGTAGTCGCCAGTGGCGAGGGCAAGACCGGCATCGACTACCAGATCGTCGGCACTACCATGCAGGCCGTGATCATCCAGCTCGAGCCCGGTCAGACGATCTTCTCGGAAACGGGAGGCATGGCCTGGATGAGCGGCAACGTGATCATGAACACCACGACTGGCGGCGGCGGCGGGCTGGGCGGCATGATCGGCGGTCTGGTCAAGCGCGCACTGTCGGGCGAGTCGCTCTTCATCGTCGATTATACGGTGCAGGCCGGTCGCGGGCTGATCGCCTTCGCCTCCGAATTTCCCGGCAAGATCATTCCTCTGCATCTGGGAGCGGGCCAATCGCTGATCATGCAGCGTGATGCCTTTATGTGCGCCGAAAAGACCGTCTCGCTCGACATTCACTTCCGGCGCAACCTGGGCAGCGGCCTGTTCGGCGGCGAGGGCTTCATCCTGCAGCGCGTCACCGGTCCCGGCGTGGCCTTCGCCGAGCTCGACGGCGAGATCGTGGAGTACACCCTGGAAGCCGGCCAGGTGCTCAAAGTCGATACCGGCCACGTGGCCATGTACGAACCGACGGTGCAGTTCGACGTCGAGATGATCCGTGGCTTCCGCAACATCCTCTTTGGCGGCGAAGGGCTGTTCCTGGCGACGCTGCGTGGTCCCGGTCGCGTCTGGCTCCAGACCATGCCGGCGATGAACCTGGCCAAGAAGCTCGCCAACTACCTGCCGCGCGCTGGCGGCTCCAACAGTGGCAGCCAGGGGGGCCTGGGCAATCTCGGCAATCTGGGCAACTTCTTCGGCGGAGACTAG